One genomic window of Cellulophaga sp. Hel_I_12 includes the following:
- the rpoC gene encoding DNA-directed RNA polymerase subunit beta' — protein sequence MARQRDNNTIKRFDKISIGLASPESILAESRGEVLKPETINYRTHKPERDGLFCERIFGPVKDYECACGKYKRIRYRGIVCDRCGVEVTEKKVRRDRVGHINLVVPVAHIWYFRSLPNKIGYLLGLPSKKLDMIIYYERYVVIQPGIAKGPEGEEINKMDFLTEEEYLNILESVPVENQYLEDTDPNKFIAKMGAECLIDILARIDLDVLSYELRHKANTETSKQRKTEALKRLQVVESLRESQENRENRPEWMIMKVIPVIPPELRPLVPLDGGRFATSDLNDLYRRVIIRNNRLKRLVEIKAPEVILRNEKRMLQESVDSLFDNTRKASAVKTESNRPLKSLSDSLKGKQGRFRQNLLGKRVDYSARSVIVVGPELKLFECGLPKDMAAELYKPFIIRKLIERGIVKTVKSAKKIIDKKEPVVWDILENVLKGHPVLLNRAPTLHRLGIQAFQPKLIEGKAIRLHPLVCTAFNADFDGDQMAVHLPLGPEAILECQLLMLASHNILNPANGSPITVPSQDMVLGLYYMTKERKSTPEVPVKGEGLTFYSYEEVVIAHNEGMVDLNAGIKVRAKDFNEAGELVNQIIPTTVGRVLFNIMVPEQAGYINDVLNKKSLRDIIGKILEVTDVPTTGDFLDKIKTMGYEFAFRGGLSFSLGDIIIPPEKQTMIDDANGQVEGIMTNYNMGLITNNERYNQVIDVWTSTNAQLTELAMKRIREDQQGFNSVYMMLDSGARGSKEQIRQLTGMRGLMAKPKKSTAGGGEIIENPILSNFKEGLSILEYFISTHGARKGLADTALKTADAGYLTRRLVDVSQDVIINTEDCGTLRGIEVEALKKNEEIVESLGERILGRVSLHDVYNPLTEELVLRAGQEILEADVKVVEASPIEKIEVRSALTCEAAKGICGKCYGRNLSTNKMVQRGEAVGVVAAQSIGEPGTQLTLRTFHVGGIAGNISEDSKLNAKFAGIAEIEDLRTVTSADSEGNAAEIVISRTSEIKVVDAKTGITLSTNNIPYGSQLFIKNGAKVTKDQVICQWDPYNGVIVSEFPGKIAYENIDQGVTYQVEIDEQTGFQEKVISESRNKKLIPTLLIMNSKDEVLRSYNLPVGSHIMVDDGDKIKEGKILVKIPRKSAKSGDITGGLPRVTELFEARNPSNPAVVSEIDGVVSFGKIKRGNREIIIESKLGEIKKYLVKLSNQILVQENDYVRAGMPLSDGSVTPEDILAIKGPSAVQQYLVNEVQEVYRLQGVKINDKHFEVVVRQMMRKVRIQDPGDTIFLENQLAHKDDFITENDEIFGKKVVVEVGESANLKAGQIISARQLRDENSILRRNDKALVEARDAVAATATPILQGITRASLQTKSFISAASFQETTKVLNEAAVAGKIDDLEGLKENVIVGHKIPAGTGMRDYDSIIVGSKEEYNEIMARKEEYKF from the coding sequence ATGGCTAGACAAAGAGATAATAACACAATTAAAAGGTTCGATAAAATTTCAATAGGCTTGGCCTCACCAGAATCAATCCTGGCAGAATCAAGAGGAGAAGTTTTAAAACCTGAAACTATAAATTATAGAACGCACAAACCAGAGCGTGACGGTCTTTTTTGTGAGCGAATTTTTGGCCCCGTAAAAGATTACGAATGTGCTTGTGGTAAATACAAGAGAATTCGGTACCGCGGAATCGTTTGTGACCGTTGTGGTGTAGAGGTTACGGAAAAGAAAGTACGTAGAGATAGAGTAGGTCACATTAATTTGGTGGTGCCTGTAGCTCATATTTGGTATTTCCGTTCTTTACCAAACAAAATAGGATACTTGTTAGGCTTACCGTCTAAGAAGTTAGATATGATTATTTATTATGAGCGTTATGTGGTTATTCAACCAGGTATCGCGAAGGGTCCTGAAGGAGAAGAAATCAATAAAATGGATTTCTTAACTGAAGAGGAATATTTAAACATATTAGAATCTGTTCCTGTTGAAAATCAATATTTAGAAGATACAGACCCAAATAAGTTTATTGCTAAAATGGGTGCTGAATGTTTGATTGATATTTTAGCACGTATCGATTTAGATGTATTGTCGTATGAATTAAGACATAAGGCAAATACGGAAACCTCTAAACAACGTAAAACAGAAGCTTTAAAAAGACTTCAAGTAGTGGAGTCTTTGAGAGAATCTCAAGAAAATAGGGAAAACAGACCTGAGTGGATGATTATGAAAGTAATCCCCGTTATTCCACCAGAATTACGTCCTCTTGTGCCTTTAGATGGTGGTCGTTTTGCAACTTCAGATTTAAATGATTTATACCGAAGAGTTATTATTCGTAACAACCGACTTAAAAGATTGGTTGAGATAAAAGCTCCGGAAGTAATTCTTAGAAACGAGAAGCGTATGCTTCAAGAATCTGTAGATTCTTTATTCGATAACACAAGAAAAGCATCTGCGGTTAAAACAGAATCAAACAGACCATTAAAGTCACTTTCTGATTCTTTAAAAGGAAAACAGGGTCGTTTCCGTCAAAACTTACTAGGTAAGCGTGTAGATTATTCAGCACGTTCGGTAATTGTTGTAGGGCCAGAATTAAAATTATTTGAATGTGGTCTTCCTAAAGACATGGCTGCTGAATTATACAAACCTTTTATCATTCGTAAGTTGATAGAAAGAGGTATTGTAAAAACAGTAAAGTCTGCTAAGAAGATTATAGATAAAAAAGAACCAGTTGTCTGGGATATTTTAGAAAATGTATTAAAAGGGCACCCCGTTTTATTAAACCGTGCTCCTACATTACACCGTTTGGGTATCCAAGCATTTCAACCTAAATTAATTGAAGGTAAAGCAATTCGTTTACATCCATTGGTATGTACTGCATTTAATGCGGATTTTGATGGGGATCAAATGGCGGTGCATTTGCCTCTTGGACCAGAAGCTATTTTAGAATGTCAATTATTAATGTTGGCATCTCACAATATCTTAAACCCTGCGAACGGTTCGCCAATTACGGTACCTTCTCAGGATATGGTTTTAGGTCTGTATTATATGACCAAAGAGCGTAAATCTACACCAGAAGTTCCTGTAAAGGGTGAAGGCTTAACCTTCTATTCTTACGAAGAGGTTGTTATTGCTCATAACGAAGGCATGGTAGATTTGAATGCTGGTATTAAAGTTAGAGCAAAAGACTTTAACGAAGCAGGAGAATTAGTAAATCAAATTATACCAACAACAGTTGGTAGAGTATTGTTTAATATTATGGTGCCAGAACAGGCAGGATATATTAACGATGTATTAAATAAAAAATCTTTAAGAGATATTATTGGTAAAATATTAGAAGTAACTGATGTTCCTACCACAGGTGATTTCTTAGATAAGATTAAAACTATGGGGTATGAATTTGCTTTTAGAGGTGGATTGTCCTTTAGTTTAGGAGATATTATTATCCCGCCAGAAAAGCAAACCATGATCGATGATGCTAACGGTCAAGTTGAAGGAATTATGACCAATTACAACATGGGTCTTATCACCAACAACGAGCGTTACAATCAGGTAATTGATGTTTGGACTTCAACAAACGCACAGTTGACCGAATTGGCAATGAAGCGTATTAGAGAAGATCAACAAGGATTCAACTCGGTGTATATGATGCTTGATTCTGGAGCAAGGGGTTCTAAAGAACAAATTCGTCAGTTAACCGGTATGCGTGGTTTAATGGCTAAGCCTAAAAAATCAACTGCTGGTGGTGGTGAAATTATTGAAAACCCAATTTTATCGAACTTTAAAGAAGGTTTATCTATTCTTGAATACTTTATTTCTACACACGGTGCACGTAAAGGACTTGCAGATACCGCTTTAAAAACTGCGGATGCTGGATACTTAACACGTCGTTTGGTAGATGTATCTCAAGATGTGATTATCAATACTGAAGACTGTGGAACCTTAAGAGGTATTGAAGTTGAAGCTTTAAAGAAAAACGAAGAAATTGTAGAATCTTTAGGAGAGAGAATTTTAGGTAGAGTTTCTTTACATGATGTATATAATCCTTTAACCGAAGAATTAGTTTTAAGAGCTGGTCAAGAAATCTTAGAAGCTGATGTAAAAGTTGTTGAGGCGTCTCCGATAGAAAAAATCGAAGTGCGTTCTGCTTTAACTTGTGAAGCTGCTAAAGGTATTTGTGGTAAATGTTACGGTAGAAACCTATCGACCAATAAAATGGTTCAAAGAGGTGAGGCTGTAGGTGTTGTAGCCGCTCAGTCTATTGGAGAACCAGGTACACAGTTAACCTTAAGAACATTCCACGTGGGTGGTATTGCAGGTAACATCTCTGAAGATAGCAAGTTAAATGCGAAATTCGCTGGTATTGCAGAAATCGAAGATTTAAGGACAGTTACTTCTGCGGATAGCGAAGGTAATGCGGCTGAAATTGTAATTTCTAGAACATCGGAGATTAAAGTAGTTGATGCTAAAACTGGAATTACTTTAAGTACCAATAACATTCCTTACGGTTCACAGTTATTTATTAAGAATGGTGCTAAAGTAACGAAAGATCAAGTAATTTGTCAATGGGATCCTTATAACGGAGTAATTGTTTCTGAATTTCCAGGTAAAATTGCTTACGAGAATATTGATCAGGGGGTTACGTATCAAGTAGAAATTGATGAACAAACAGGTTTTCAAGAAAAGGTTATTTCTGAATCTAGAAACAAAAAACTAATACCAACTTTACTTATTATGAACAGTAAAGATGAAGTATTACGTTCATACAATTTACCGGTTGGATCACATATTATGGTCGATGACGGCGACAAAATTAAAGAAGGTAAAATCTTAGTTAAGATTCCACGCAAGTCTGCTAAATCAGGAGATATTACGGGTGGTCTTCCAAGAGTTACTGAACTTTTTGAAGCTCGTAATCCATCAAACCCTGCTGTAGTTTCTGAAATTGATGGTGTAGTTTCTTTTGGTAAGATAAAAAGAGGTAACCGTGAGATTATCATAGAATCTAAATTAGGAGAGATTAAGAAATACTTGGTTAAACTTTCAAATCAAATATTAGTTCAGGAAAACGATTATGTGCGTGCTGGTATGCCATTATCTGATGGGTCAGTGACTCCAGAAGATATTTTAGCCATCAAAGGGCCATCTGCGGTGCAACAATATTTGGTGAACGAAGTTCAAGAAGTATATCGTTTACAAGGTGTGAAAATTAACGATAAGCATTTTGAGGTAGTCGTACGTCAAATGATGCGTAAAGTTAGAATTCAAGATCCAGGAGATACAATTTTCTTAGAAAATCAGTTGGCGCATAAAGACGATTTTATTACAGAAAACGATGAAATTTTCGGTAAAAAAGTGGTTGTTGAAGTAGGAGAATCTGCTAATTTAAAAGCGGGTCAAATTATTTCAGCACGTCAATTAAGAGATGAAAATTCTATATTACGTCGAAATGACAAAGCTTTAGTAGAAGCTAGAGATGCTGTTGCAGCTACTGCAACGCCAATACTGCAAGGTATTACTCGTGCTTCACTACAAACGAAGTCATTCATATCTGCGGCATCATTCCAAGAAACGACTAAAGTATTGAACGAAGCAGCGGTTGCTGGTAAGATCGATGATTTAGAAGGATTGAAAGAGAATGTTATTGTTGGGCATAAAATCCCAGCAGGAACAGGTATGAGAGACTATGATAGTATTATTGTAGGTTCTAAAGAAGAGTATAACGAGATTATGGCTCGCAAAGAAGAATATAAGTTTTAA
- a CDS encoding DUF3467 domain-containing protein: MSDQKQQNQINIELDEKTAEGIYSNLAIINHSVSEFVVDFISMMPGAPKAKVKSRIVLTPQHAKKFLKALSDNVNRFEKAHGTIKDYEQPPLPMNFGPTGEA; the protein is encoded by the coding sequence ATGAGTGATCAAAAACAACAGAATCAAATAAATATTGAGTTAGATGAAAAAACGGCTGAGGGAATATATTCGAACTTAGCAATCATTAATCATTCAGTATCTGAATTTGTAGTTGATTTTATTAGTATGATGCCAGGAGCACCAAAAGCAAAAGTGAAGAGTAGAATTGTATTGACACCTCAACACGCTAAAAAGTTCTTGAAGGCATTAAGTGATAACGTCAATCGTTTTGAAAAAGCCCATGGTACTATTAAAGACTATGAACAACCTCCGTTACCCATGAATTTTGGGCCAACAGGAGAAGCATAA
- a CDS encoding S9 family peptidase — protein sequence MKKLFTLLLLFFVAIGFSQENLGYQKPSKEILDLVNAPLAPSVIITDDGEYMLMLYRDTYKTMAELSETELRLAGLRINPKTNIGSRTNYYNDIKIKAPRDKEAKSITGLPENPRIANLNFSPDQSKVAVTNTTENGVEVWVLDLKTATVKKITEATVNANLGDVMNWFKDGQSILVKMLPKNRKALINADESVPQGPTISSNDGKEAQNRTYQDLLKNPNDEFNFEQLAHSELYQVDLTGNSTKWKDADMYTSVSFSPDGEYAMIVTLKKPFSYLVTYGRFPSSTSIYKKDGSLVNQILEVPLIEDLPKGFMAERMGMRDLSWRGDKPATLIYAQVLDGGDPENKVAYRDEVFQLDAPFDGKGKSILKTKNRFSGIQWGTDNTAIAYDRWWNDRNTKSYIFDPSDATKAPKIISDRNYQDVYSDPGNFVTKRNQYGINTLVVSDNTVFLTGDGYTENGQFPFVDQMNLENYETKRLYTSNIPNKKESLMEYDPEEDQLLVRIESKSEYPNYYYKSLKNKKATKQLSFFENPFKSLSTIQKEVITYKRDDGLELTGTLYLPVGYDKAKKEKKPMILWAYPREYKDKNSASQNTQNPNEFTFPSWGSPIYWVTKGYVVLDDAAFPIIGEKDAQPNDTFRKQLVANAKAAIDAVDDLGYIDRKKVAVGGHSYGAFMVANLLSHSDLFAAGIARSGAYNRTLTPFGFQSEERNYWEAPEVYNGMSPFMNAEKMKTPLLLVHGEADNNSGTYPMQSERYFNALKGLGATARLVMLPKESHGYRAKESILHLLWEQDQWLEKYLKAPEENKIEVPVMGKN from the coding sequence ATGAAAAAACTTTTTACTTTACTCCTACTCTTTTTTGTAGCTATCGGTTTTTCACAAGAAAATCTAGGCTATCAAAAACCATCAAAAGAAATTTTAGATTTAGTTAATGCGCCGCTTGCACCATCAGTCATCATAACGGATGACGGTGAATATATGCTTATGTTGTATCGTGATACTTACAAAACAATGGCCGAACTTTCTGAAACCGAATTGCGTTTAGCTGGTTTAAGAATCAATCCAAAAACAAACATCGGCAGTAGAACAAATTATTACAACGATATTAAAATTAAGGCGCCAAGAGACAAAGAGGCTAAAAGTATTACTGGACTTCCAGAAAATCCAAGAATTGCCAATCTAAATTTTTCGCCGGATCAGTCGAAAGTAGCCGTTACCAATACCACCGAAAACGGTGTTGAAGTTTGGGTATTAGACCTAAAAACAGCGACCGTAAAAAAAATCACAGAGGCTACGGTTAATGCAAATTTAGGTGATGTTATGAATTGGTTCAAAGACGGCCAATCTATTTTAGTAAAAATGCTCCCAAAAAATAGAAAGGCACTAATTAACGCCGATGAATCGGTTCCTCAAGGACCTACAATTTCTTCTAATGACGGTAAGGAGGCTCAAAACAGAACCTACCAAGATTTACTTAAAAACCCCAACGACGAGTTCAATTTTGAACAATTAGCACATTCCGAATTGTATCAAGTAGATCTAACTGGAAACAGTACCAAGTGGAAAGACGCTGATATGTACACTTCTGTAAGTTTTTCTCCTGATGGCGAATATGCCATGATAGTGACTTTAAAAAAGCCATTTTCCTACCTAGTTACTTACGGTAGGTTTCCGTCGAGCACTTCTATTTATAAGAAAGACGGAAGCTTAGTCAATCAAATTCTTGAAGTACCTTTAATTGAAGACTTACCTAAAGGATTTATGGCTGAACGCATGGGTATGCGAGATTTAAGCTGGAGAGGCGACAAACCTGCTACTTTAATTTACGCCCAAGTATTAGATGGTGGAGATCCTGAGAATAAGGTAGCCTATAGAGATGAAGTGTTTCAACTAGATGCTCCTTTTGATGGAAAGGGAAAAAGCATATTGAAAACTAAAAATAGATTTAGTGGTATTCAATGGGGTACAGATAATACAGCTATCGCCTATGATAGATGGTGGAATGATAGAAATACGAAATCCTATATTTTTGATCCTTCTGATGCCACCAAAGCTCCTAAAATAATTTCTGATAGAAATTACCAAGATGTATATAGTGATCCAGGAAACTTTGTAACCAAAAGAAACCAATATGGCATAAACACACTAGTGGTAAGTGATAATACTGTTTTTTTAACTGGGGATGGGTATACTGAAAATGGGCAGTTTCCATTTGTAGATCAAATGAATCTCGAGAATTATGAAACCAAACGCTTGTACACCTCAAATATTCCAAATAAAAAGGAGTCTTTAATGGAATATGATCCAGAGGAAGATCAACTTCTAGTTCGTATTGAATCAAAAAGCGAATACCCTAATTATTACTACAAAAGTTTAAAAAATAAGAAAGCCACCAAGCAACTTAGCTTTTTCGAAAATCCATTTAAAAGCCTTAGTACTATTCAAAAAGAAGTGATAACCTATAAAAGAGATGATGGTTTAGAACTCACAGGAACTTTATATCTACCCGTGGGTTACGACAAGGCTAAAAAAGAAAAGAAACCAATGATTTTATGGGCATACCCTAGAGAGTATAAAGACAAAAATAGCGCTTCTCAAAATACACAAAACCCAAATGAATTTACTTTCCCATCTTGGGGCTCTCCTATTTATTGGGTTACTAAAGGTTATGTGGTTTTAGACGATGCTGCTTTCCCAATTATTGGAGAAAAAGATGCACAGCCTAATGATACCTTCAGAAAGCAATTAGTCGCCAATGCAAAGGCAGCTATTGATGCCGTGGATGATTTAGGATATATCGATAGAAAAAAAGTGGCTGTTGGTGGTCATAGCTACGGAGCTTTTATGGTAGCGAATTTGCTATCACATTCTGATTTATTTGCTGCGGGTATTGCCAGAAGCGGTGCATATAACAGAACCCTTACCCCATTTGGTTTTCAGAGCGAAGAGCGCAATTACTGGGAAGCTCCTGAAGTTTACAACGGGATGTCTCCTTTTATGAATGCCGAAAAAATGAAAACACCCTTACTACTTGTTCATGGTGAAGCCGATAATAACTCAGGTACGTATCCTATGCAAAGCGAGCGTTACTTTAACGCCTTAAAGGGCCTAGGTGCAACCGCTCGATTAGTGATGCTTCCTAAAGAAAGTCATGGCTATAGAGCTAAAGAAAGTATTTTACATCTGCTTTGGGAACAAGACCAATGGTTAGAGAAATATTTAAAAGCACCTGAAGAGAACAAAATAGAGGTTCCAGTGATGGGAAAAAACTGA
- a CDS encoding 3-oxoacyl-ACP synthase III family protein, producing MYNSKITGLGYYVPENIVTNEDLSKVMETDDAWIQERTGIQERRHVVKGDGDTTTSMGVKAAKIAIERSGLDKDDIDFIVFATLSPDYYFPGPGVLVQRDLDIKTIGALDIRNQCSGFVYGISVADQYIKSGMYKNILVIGSELHSHGLDMTTRGRGVSVIFGDGAGAAVLSREEDNSKGILSTHLHSEGQHAEELSLIAPGMGKRWVNDILADNDPNDESYFPYMNGQFVFKNAVVRFSEVIMEGLSANNLSAKDINMLVPHQANLRISQFIQKKFGLQDDQVFNNIMKYGNTTAASIPIALTEAWEQGKIKDGDVVVLAAFGSGFTWGSVIMKW from the coding sequence ATGTACAATTCAAAGATTACGGGATTAGGCTATTATGTTCCTGAAAATATTGTTACGAATGAAGACCTGTCTAAAGTAATGGAAACCGACGATGCTTGGATTCAAGAAAGAACAGGTATCCAAGAAAGAAGACATGTAGTAAAAGGCGATGGTGATACCACAACATCTATGGGAGTTAAGGCAGCAAAAATTGCCATAGAACGTTCTGGTTTAGATAAAGACGATATTGACTTTATTGTTTTTGCAACCTTGAGTCCTGATTATTACTTTCCAGGCCCCGGAGTTTTGGTGCAACGCGACCTTGATATAAAAACCATTGGAGCCCTTGATATTAGAAATCAGTGTTCGGGTTTTGTTTATGGAATTTCCGTAGCTGATCAATACATAAAATCAGGAATGTATAAAAATATCCTAGTTATAGGCTCTGAACTTCACTCACATGGCTTGGATATGACTACGAGAGGAAGAGGCGTTTCTGTTATTTTTGGAGATGGTGCAGGAGCTGCGGTTTTAAGTCGAGAAGAAGATAACTCAAAAGGAATTTTATCAACGCATTTACATTCTGAAGGGCAGCATGCTGAAGAGCTTTCTCTGATAGCACCCGGAATGGGAAAAAGATGGGTGAATGATATTCTCGCAGATAACGATCCTAATGATGAGTCTTATTTTCCTTACATGAACGGTCAATTTGTTTTTAAAAATGCGGTAGTGCGTTTTAGTGAGGTAATTATGGAAGGTCTTTCAGCTAATAACTTAAGCGCTAAGGATATCAATATGTTGGTGCCACATCAGGCTAATTTGAGAATTTCACAATTTATTCAAAAGAAATTTGGACTTCAAGATGACCAGGTGTTTAACAACATTATGAAATATGGAAATACCACAGCAGCATCGATTCCTATAGCCCTGACAGAGGCATGGGAACAAGGTAAAATTAAAGACGGTGATGTAGTCGTTTTAGCTGCTTTTGGTAGCGGTTTTACTTGGGGCAGTGTTATTATGAAATGGTAG
- a CDS encoding CoA-binding protein has translation MKKTLVIGASLKPERYSYIAIKRLVEKSIETQAFGVKEGLVFGVQIKTNFKDFHDIHTVTLYLNPKRQVAYYKQIISLNPKRIIFNPGTENPEFYTLLKDNGIQVEIACTLVLLATHQYG, from the coding sequence ATGAAGAAAACTCTTGTGATAGGTGCTTCCTTAAAACCTGAAAGATACAGCTACATTGCTATCAAAAGACTAGTAGAAAAATCAATCGAAACTCAAGCTTTTGGTGTAAAGGAAGGCCTTGTATTTGGCGTACAGATAAAAACAAACTTTAAGGATTTTCACGATATACACACGGTTACTTTATACCTAAACCCAAAAAGGCAAGTAGCCTATTACAAACAAATCATAAGTTTAAATCCCAAAAGAATTATTTTTAATCCAGGAACTGAAAACCCTGAATTTTATACCTTGTTAAAAGACAACGGGATACAAGTGGAAATAGCATGTACCCTGGTGTTATTAGCAACCCATCAGTATGGATAG
- the recR gene encoding recombination mediator RecR: protein MEFSSKLLENAVYEISQLPGIGKRTALRLALHLLKQPTAQTERLTGALENLRNNIKFCSSCHNISDVLLCEICSNPKRDETIVCVVEDIRDVMAIENTGQFRGLYHVLGGKISPMECVGPQDLTIKSLVEKAKQGKINELIFALSSTMEGDTTNFYIFKQLEHLAIKTSTIARGISVGDELEYADEVTLGRSIVNRIPFENAIKAS, encoded by the coding sequence ATGGAATTTTCTTCAAAATTATTAGAAAATGCGGTTTATGAAATTTCGCAATTGCCAGGAATTGGTAAACGAACAGCTTTGCGTTTAGCGCTGCATTTATTAAAACAACCTACCGCACAAACCGAAAGACTTACAGGAGCATTAGAAAACTTAAGAAATAATATTAAATTCTGTAGCAGCTGTCACAATATTTCTGATGTGCTTCTATGTGAAATTTGTTCTAATCCCAAAAGAGATGAAACTATTGTGTGTGTTGTCGAAGACATAAGAGATGTTATGGCCATAGAAAACACAGGACAATTTAGAGGTTTATATCACGTTTTAGGAGGTAAAATATCTCCGATGGAGTGTGTGGGGCCACAAGATTTGACGATCAAATCACTGGTTGAAAAGGCAAAGCAGGGTAAAATAAACGAGTTGATATTTGCATTAAGTTCAACCATGGAAGGCGACACCACTAATTTCTATATCTTTAAGCAATTAGAGCATTTAGCCATCAAAACATCGACGATTGCCAGAGGCATATCTGTAGGTGATGAATTAGAATATGCAGATGAAGTAACTTTAGGCCGTAGTATCGTAAACCGAATTCCGTTTGAAAATGCCATAAAGGCGTCCTAA
- a CDS encoding dihydrolipoamide acetyltransferase family protein, with translation MSKFELKLPQMGESVAEATLTTWLKEVGDTIEMDEAVFEIATDKVDSEVPSEVEGILVEKLFNVDDVVAVGQTVAIIEIKEGETAPVAAKIATDEAPEVKAIEEEIKIVKDAMDTPSSAPSNTDRFYSPLVKNIAKQEGISIAELDAISGTGNEGRVTKNDILDFVAHRTSGQSAPEKNAQEQQKVVTNTPVNKVTEKPNEASKPATISANGNEVIPMSRMGKLIAQYMVDSISTSAHVQSFIEVDVTNLVIWRNKFKNSFEKREGEKLTFTPLFMEAVAVALKKFPMMNISLDGDTIIKKKNINIGMAAALPDGNLIVPVIKNADQLNLVGMAKAVNDLATRSRDNKLKPDEIKEGTYTVTNVGTFGSVFGTPIINQPQVGILALGAIRKVPSVIETPEGDFIGIRSKMFLSHSYDHRVVNGALGGMFVKAVADYLEAWDVNREV, from the coding sequence ATGTCAAAATTTGAATTAAAATTACCGCAAATGGGAGAGAGTGTTGCTGAGGCAACACTGACCACTTGGTTGAAAGAAGTTGGCGACACTATTGAAATGGATGAGGCTGTTTTTGAAATTGCAACAGATAAAGTAGATTCAGAGGTCCCTAGTGAAGTTGAAGGCATATTGGTAGAGAAGCTCTTTAATGTAGATGACGTAGTTGCCGTAGGACAAACCGTAGCAATTATTGAAATTAAAGAAGGCGAAACTGCACCTGTTGCAGCTAAAATAGCTACAGATGAAGCTCCAGAAGTGAAAGCTATTGAGGAAGAAATTAAGATTGTAAAGGATGCTATGGATACTCCTTCTTCAGCACCATCAAATACAGATCGTTTTTATTCTCCATTAGTTAAAAATATAGCGAAACAAGAAGGAATTTCTATCGCTGAATTAGATGCTATTTCAGGTACTGGAAATGAGGGAAGAGTAACTAAAAATGACATTCTAGATTTTGTTGCTCACCGTACTTCGGGTCAATCAGCACCGGAAAAAAATGCTCAAGAACAGCAAAAAGTGGTTACAAATACTCCGGTAAATAAGGTCACTGAAAAACCAAATGAAGCTTCTAAACCGGCAACAATAAGCGCGAATGGGAACGAAGTTATACCCATGAGCAGAATGGGTAAACTGATTGCTCAATATATGGTGGATAGTATTTCCACCTCGGCGCACGTTCAAAGTTTTATTGAGGTTGATGTGACCAACCTTGTTATTTGGAGAAATAAATTTAAAAATAGTTTTGAGAAACGCGAAGGGGAAAAACTAACCTTTACGCCTCTTTTTATGGAGGCTGTTGCCGTGGCTTTGAAAAAGTTTCCGATGATGAATATTTCATTAGACGGTGATACTATTATAAAGAAAAAGAATATAAATATTGGTATGGCAGCTGCTTTACCGGATGGAAATTTAATTGTTCCTGTCATTAAAAATGCGGATCAATTAAATTTGGTGGGCATGGCTAAAGCCGTAAATGATTTAGCAACGCGAAGTAGGGATAACAAACTAAAACCTGACGAGATTAAAGAAGGTACCTATACCGTAACCAATGTAGGTACGTTTGGTAGTGTATTTGGTACTCCGATTATTAATCAGCCACAAGTGGGCATATTGGCTTTAGGAGCCATCCGCAAAGTGCCTTCGGTCATTGAAACACCAGAAGGTGATTTTATAGGTATTCGAAGCAAAATGTTTTTGTCACACAGTTATGATCACAGGGTAGTTAACGGCGCACTTGGTGGAATGTTTGTAAAAGCTGTTGCTGATTATCTTGAAGCTTGGGATGTCAACAGGGAAGTTTAA